Proteins from a genomic interval of Amphiura filiformis chromosome 9, Afil_fr2py, whole genome shotgun sequence:
- the LOC140160755 gene encoding diphthamide biosynthesis protein 3-like has translation MTVYHDEIEIEDFEYDEETETYHYPCPCGDRFEITKEELESGEEEATCPSCSLIVKVIYDLEDFMQGEEIAAPAKKQLEIA, from the exons ATGACAGTCTACCACGACGAAATTGAGATCGAAGATTTTGAATACGACGAGGAGACGGAAACCTATCATTATCCATGTCCATGTGGAGATAGGTTTGAAATTActaag GAAGAACTAGAGAGTGGAGAAGAAGAGGCAACATGCCCAAGTTGCTCACTGATAGTGAAAGTTATTTACGATTTG GAAGATTTCATGCAGGGAGAAGAAATTGCAGCTCCAGCAAAGAAACAACTAGAGATTgcttaa
- the LOC140160754 gene encoding LOW QUALITY PROTEIN: transmembrane protein 185A-like (The sequence of the model RefSeq protein was modified relative to this genomic sequence to represent the inferred CDS: deleted 2 bases in 1 codon) gives MWSLITMNLKGLFQDFNPSKFLVYSCLLLFAFLFALRLDGTISCTYWLVFLPLWFWKGLVISGAVVAGYVWWRHPEFRIEGEGYVDMKAIIICLALNSLLFIFEILACDQMNSVGNALSMSSYRYQGRHLWLIVFMPLFLTSPVSIAACVWGFKHDRGLELEAMCSINILQFIFIALKLDGFIKWSWSVVFIPIWILMCLLCLIVLYYIVWSILILRATEIMAEQRRAHLMAAFTAMALVIPLLTFEILLVNRLDESNLYPFVAVFSPLYISLLVLIPTSFGQRGGNHWWFGIRKDFCTFLLGVCPFLREYGNISYKLTEVENCTQAPEEQEMEREPYTSQSIRTFLDSTPKPVVPVVCIETPD, from the exons ATGTGGAGTCTAATAACCATGAACTTGAAGGGCTTGTTTCAAGATTTTAATCCAAG TAAGTTCTTGGTGTACTCGTGTTTACTGCTGTTCGCCTTTTTATTTGCTCTACGCCTTGATGGCACCATCAGCTGCACATACTGGTTGGTATTCTTACCGCTGTGGTTTTGGAAGGGTCTGGTCATATCGGGAGCTGTGGTTGCTGGCTATGTGTGGTGGAGGCATCCAGAGTTCAG GATTGAAGGAGAAGGGTATGTGGACATGAAAGCTATCATCATTTGCCTGGCACTCAACTCACTCCTCTTCATATTTGAGATCTTAGCATGCGATCAGATGAACAGCGTGGGCAATGCACTAAGCAtgtcatcatacaggtatcaagGACGCCATCTATGGCTCATTGTATTTATGCCGTTGTTTTTGACATCACCCGTTTCCATCGCAGCATGTGTTTGGGGTTTCAAACATGATAGAGGTTTAGAG CTTGAAGCCATGTGTTCTATCAACATTTTACAATTCATCttcatagcattaaaattagACGGATTTATCAAATGGAGTTGGTCG GTTGTATTTATTCCTATCTGGATACTGATGTGCCTACTGTGTCTCATAGTTCTATACTACATTGTGTGGTCAATACTAATATTACGTGCTACAGAAATCATGGCAGAGCAAAGAAGAGCGCACCTCATGGCTGCATTTACTGCGATGGCGCTTGTCATACCATTGTTAACATTTGAG ATATTGTTGGTGAATAGACTGGATGAAAGCAACCTGTACCCATTTGTAGCTGTGTTCTCTCCATTATACATCTCACTCTTGGTGCTAATACCAACATCATTTGGTCAGAGAGGAGGAAATCATT GGTGGTTTGGTATCCGCAAGGACTTCTGCACCTTCCTACTTGGCGTCTGTCCATTCCTTCGGGAATACGGAAACATCTCATATAAACTCACGGAAGTCGAAAAT TGCACGCAAGCACCAGAAGAACAAGAGATGGAGCGAGAACCCTATACTTCACAATCCATCAGAACTTTCTTAGATAGTACTCCAAAACCAGTGGTACCTGTTGTATGTATAGAAACACCGGATTGA